From a single Corynebacterium kroppenstedtii DSM 44385 genomic region:
- a CDS encoding DciA family protein has product MNDPVAEALARVYSHGRVPMPPNMRKVLQSITPTGHNADQDSATRKNGVSRTNSAAHKDGVNNKTTDKSGEGSVGKKVDKDKNSRNSQGLPRAKTTSATSVFREFSRTSRVYPTGPDGHRRKNTRRYESLGSIVNREVVRRGWTEKISHGWITANWSTVAGDYLGAHSRIRMIKDTTLFLECDSTAKASELRYLQTELLSRIAHHVGPDVITAVKIFGPRPPSWRHGPLHVKGRGPRDTYG; this is encoded by the coding sequence ATGAATGACCCCGTCGCCGAAGCGCTCGCCCGCGTCTATTCGCACGGCCGCGTGCCCATGCCTCCCAATATGCGGAAAGTCCTTCAGTCCATTACGCCGACAGGACATAACGCTGACCAAGACAGCGCGACCCGCAAAAACGGGGTTTCTCGTACAAACAGTGCTGCCCACAAAGACGGTGTAAACAACAAGACCACCGATAAATCCGGCGAAGGAAGCGTCGGCAAAAAAGTCGATAAGGACAAGAATTCTAGAAATTCTCAGGGCTTACCGCGAGCGAAAACTACCAGCGCAACGTCGGTTTTTCGTGAGTTTTCGCGCACATCCCGGGTGTATCCCACGGGGCCCGATGGTCATCGTCGGAAAAATACGCGCCGGTATGAGTCCCTGGGCAGTATCGTTAATCGGGAAGTCGTGCGCCGCGGGTGGACGGAGAAAATTTCTCACGGGTGGATTACTGCTAACTGGTCGACGGTCGCGGGCGACTACTTAGGGGCGCACTCCAGAATAAGGATGATCAAAGACACGACACTGTTTCTTGAGTGTGATTCCACCGCCAAGGCCTCTGAACTGCGATATTTACAAACAGAATTGCTGAGCAGAATTGCACACCACGTGGGACCCGACGTGATTACTGCCGTGAAAATCTTTGGTCCGCGGCCACCGTCGTGGCGGCATGGACCGCTACATGTCAAGGGTCGGGGACCACGCGATACCTATGGATAG
- the gyrB gene encoding DNA topoisomerase (ATP-hydrolyzing) subunit B, translated as MAENAAENNTRHDYDASSITILEGLEAVRKRPGMYIGSTGERGLHHLVWEVVDNSVDEAMAGYATHVDVTIMKDGGIEVVDDGRGIPVSMHPSGAPTVQVVMTQLHAGGKFDNDSYAVSGGLHGVGISVVNALSTRVEAEIKRDGYRWYQNFTDAIPDELVQGKKARGTGTTIRFWPDPDVFETTEFKFETIARRLQEMAFLNKGLYITLTDKRSQATETPEDADDTVEEAAAAKSAEEAAADAEQKAKKSKERTETFHYPDGLKDYVASINKTKTAIHPTIITFDAKGDEHEVEVALQWNSGYAQSVHTFANTINTIEGGTHEEGFRAALTSLMNRYAREHKLLKDKEPNLSGDDCREGLAAVISVRVADPQFEGQTKTKLGNTEVKSFVQKQVFENVSHWFESNPAEAKIIVNKAVSSSQARVAARKARDLVRRKSATDLGGLPGKLADCRSKDPTLSELYIVEGDSAGGSAKSGRDSMYQAILPLRGKILNVEKARLDRVLKNNEVQAIITALGTGIHDEFDIKKLRYHKIILMADADVDGSHIATLLLTLLFRFMRPLVEEGHVYLAQPPLYKLKWGKGAPGFAYSDVERDELLAEGLEQGRKINKDDGIQRYKGLGEMNPKELWETTMDPSIRILRQVQLEDAAKADEIFSVLMGDDVIARRSFITRNAKDVRFLDI; from the coding sequence GTGGCCGAAAATGCTGCCGAAAATAACACAAGGCACGACTACGACGCCTCATCGATCACCATTCTCGAGGGGCTCGAAGCCGTCCGCAAGCGACCCGGAATGTACATCGGCTCGACCGGAGAAAGAGGCCTACACCACCTCGTGTGGGAGGTCGTCGATAACTCCGTCGATGAAGCCATGGCCGGGTACGCCACGCATGTCGATGTCACCATTATGAAAGATGGAGGCATCGAAGTTGTCGACGACGGACGTGGCATCCCCGTTTCGATGCACCCCTCGGGAGCACCCACCGTCCAAGTGGTCATGACGCAACTCCACGCCGGCGGTAAGTTCGACAACGACTCGTACGCCGTGTCCGGTGGTTTGCACGGCGTCGGTATTTCCGTCGTCAATGCCCTGTCCACCCGGGTTGAAGCCGAAATTAAACGTGATGGCTACCGCTGGTACCAGAACTTCACCGACGCGATTCCGGACGAGCTAGTCCAAGGCAAAAAAGCCCGCGGAACAGGGACGACGATCCGATTCTGGCCGGACCCGGATGTTTTCGAGACAACCGAGTTTAAGTTCGAGACGATCGCACGGCGCCTGCAGGAGATGGCCTTCCTTAATAAGGGCCTCTACATCACGCTGACCGACAAGCGTAGCCAGGCGACCGAGACACCCGAGGATGCCGACGACACTGTCGAGGAAGCAGCTGCGGCGAAATCCGCTGAGGAAGCGGCTGCCGATGCCGAGCAGAAAGCCAAGAAGTCCAAAGAGCGGACGGAGACGTTCCATTACCCCGACGGGTTAAAGGACTACGTTGCCTCCATCAACAAGACCAAGACCGCGATACACCCGACGATCATCACGTTCGACGCCAAGGGCGACGAGCACGAGGTCGAGGTTGCGCTGCAATGGAACTCTGGCTACGCCCAGAGCGTCCACACGTTCGCCAACACCATTAACACCATTGAAGGCGGAACCCACGAGGAAGGTTTCCGCGCCGCGCTGACGTCGTTAATGAATAGGTACGCGCGCGAGCACAAGCTACTCAAGGATAAAGAACCTAACTTGAGTGGCGACGATTGCCGCGAAGGTCTCGCTGCCGTCATCTCTGTTCGAGTGGCCGACCCGCAGTTCGAGGGCCAGACGAAGACGAAACTCGGAAATACCGAGGTCAAGAGCTTCGTCCAGAAACAGGTCTTTGAGAACGTCAGCCACTGGTTTGAATCAAACCCGGCCGAAGCGAAGATTATTGTCAACAAAGCGGTATCGTCGTCGCAGGCGCGCGTGGCGGCCCGCAAAGCCCGGGACTTGGTTCGTCGTAAGTCCGCAACGGATTTGGGCGGCCTGCCAGGTAAGTTAGCCGATTGCCGATCCAAAGACCCGACGCTTTCTGAGCTTTACATTGTGGAGGGTGATTCCGCTGGTGGTTCGGCTAAATCGGGCCGTGATTCGATGTACCAAGCCATTCTTCCTCTTCGAGGGAAGATTCTGAACGTTGAGAAGGCGCGGCTGGATCGCGTGCTGAAGAACAACGAGGTTCAGGCGATCATCACCGCGTTGGGAACCGGAATTCACGATGAGTTCGACATCAAGAAATTGCGCTATCACAAGATCATCCTGATGGCCGATGCTGATGTTGACGGTTCGCACATCGCAACCCTCCTGCTGACCTTGCTTTTCCGGTTTATGCGTCCGCTGGTGGAAGAGGGCCACGTTTATCTGGCGCAGCCACCGCTGTACAAGCTGAAGTGGGGCAAGGGTGCTCCCGGCTTCGCGTACTCCGACGTGGAACGTGATGAATTGTTGGCGGAAGGCCTGGAGCAAGGCCGGAAGATCAACAAAGATGATGGCATCCAGCGCTATAAGGGCTTGGGTGAGATGAACCCCAAGGAGCTGTGGGAAACGACGATGGATCCCTCGATCCGTATTCTTCGTCAGGTGCAGTTGGAGGATGCCGCCAAGGCGGACGAGATTTTCTCGGTCCTCATGGGTGACGACGTCATCGCCCGCCGCAGCTTCATTACGCGTAACGCGAAGGATGTTCGTTTCTTGGATATTTAG
- a CDS encoding amino acid permease produces MGSNAKTETSSSGDKGLKRGLSARHVHFIALGSAIGTGLFYGSADAIQSAGPAVLLVYLLGGAVVYFMLRALGEMAVRMPVSGSFAEYCRIFLGPWSGYITGWMYAFEMVIVCLADLTAIGTYMRFWFPDSPQWVWVAVTLLIVGAVNITSSRLFGELEFGLTIIKVSAVVAMIAGGTIILIFGLGNHADSGVHNLWSHGGFFPHGPWGMAMALVVVMFAFGGSEIIGVTAGDAEDPAKTIPKAIHSVPIRILLFYVLAIAVIVTINPWSSINGESSPFVQIFNDLGVNWAAALLNVVVITAALSAINSDLFGAGRVVHGMAAEGLAPRSFARTSAKGVPIFTTTVMLGVLVIGVVINFLIPERVFLVIAALATFATVFVWLMILLAHLASRTGDQAPSNKDLTYPVPLWPWGQYFALAMVVITIIMMMFSDDTRLALVVGVAWTALMSVVWVVRGRQTYEDYLATRDAEKSHV; encoded by the coding sequence ATGGGCAGTAACGCAAAAACAGAAACATCATCATCCGGTGATAAAGGATTAAAAAGGGGACTGAGTGCTCGGCACGTTCACTTCATCGCCCTAGGATCTGCGATTGGTACAGGTCTGTTTTATGGCTCGGCTGATGCCATTCAGTCAGCGGGGCCAGCCGTGCTTTTGGTTTATCTCCTGGGCGGCGCGGTGGTGTATTTCATGTTGCGCGCCCTAGGTGAAATGGCAGTGCGAATGCCTGTGTCAGGATCTTTCGCCGAATATTGCCGCATCTTCCTCGGTCCGTGGTCGGGGTACATCACAGGCTGGATGTACGCGTTCGAAATGGTGATCGTGTGCCTTGCGGACCTGACCGCTATCGGAACGTATATGAGATTCTGGTTCCCCGACTCGCCCCAATGGGTATGGGTGGCGGTGACCTTACTCATCGTCGGTGCTGTAAATATCACAAGTTCACGGCTCTTCGGGGAGTTAGAATTCGGCCTCACCATCATCAAGGTATCCGCAGTCGTAGCCATGATCGCCGGTGGCACGATCATCCTAATCTTCGGTTTAGGCAACCATGCTGATTCCGGCGTTCATAACTTGTGGTCGCATGGCGGATTTTTCCCTCACGGGCCATGGGGGATGGCAATGGCGCTCGTGGTCGTCATGTTCGCATTCGGCGGTTCAGAGATCATCGGGGTAACCGCCGGAGACGCCGAAGATCCTGCCAAAACGATTCCGAAGGCCATTCACTCGGTGCCGATACGTATTTTGCTGTTTTACGTGTTGGCCATCGCGGTGATCGTTACCATTAACCCCTGGTCCTCGATCAATGGCGAGTCCTCACCATTCGTACAAATTTTTAACGATCTAGGTGTGAATTGGGCTGCAGCTCTGCTCAACGTTGTGGTTATCACCGCAGCACTATCTGCCATTAATTCAGATCTCTTCGGCGCAGGCCGTGTTGTTCACGGAATGGCGGCCGAGGGATTAGCTCCACGTTCTTTTGCCCGAACATCGGCCAAGGGTGTGCCCATCTTTACAACCACGGTAATGCTCGGGGTTCTCGTGATAGGCGTGGTCATCAACTTCCTGATCCCAGAGCGCGTGTTCCTCGTGATTGCTGCTCTAGCGACCTTTGCGACGGTCTTCGTGTGGCTCATGATTTTGTTGGCTCACCTTGCCAGCCGAACAGGGGACCAAGCACCATCCAACAAAGACCTGACCTATCCGGTTCCGCTGTGGCCATGGGGTCAATACTTCGCTCTCGCCATGGTCGTTATCACGATTATCATGATGATGTTTTCCGACGATACACGGCTGGCGCTCGTTGTTGGTGTGGCGTGGACGGCCCTAATGAGCGTCGTGTGGGTAGTTCGAGGCCGGCAAACCTATGAGGACTATCTCGCTACACGTGACGCAGAGAAATCTCACGTTTAA
- a CDS encoding DUF6918 family protein translates to MSELSDILTKDGTREPVVADLAESTENSINNLSGLSGKAIKTAFSGTVKARPNLVKDMTDRLLPHLTDRLNPYWQAYQNGKPEGGFGKYLETRSDEVTKDLADLSDERMGSINNSGAQKIYKTFRGKLEGIVEKGLPDLGDIIEKHAS, encoded by the coding sequence ATGTCTGAACTTTCCGATATTTTGACGAAGGATGGCACTCGGGAACCCGTGGTCGCTGACCTAGCGGAATCCACCGAGAATTCCATCAATAACCTTTCCGGGCTCTCCGGTAAAGCGATTAAGACGGCATTCAGCGGCACCGTCAAAGCCCGGCCCAATCTGGTCAAAGACATGACCGATCGTCTTTTGCCCCACCTCACTGATCGTCTGAACCCCTACTGGCAGGCCTACCAAAATGGCAAGCCGGAAGGCGGCTTTGGTAAATACCTCGAGACGCGGTCGGATGAAGTCACGAAGGATTTAGCGGACCTAAGTGATGAGCGCATGGGGAGCATTAATAACTCAGGTGCTCAGAAAATCTACAAAACCTTCCGGGGGAAGCTCGAAGGGATCGTCGAGAAGGGCCTCCCCGACCTCGGCGACATTATTGAGAAGCACGCTTCTTAA
- a CDS encoding M18 family aminopeptidase, whose amino-acid sequence MSSSHSDQYINAYMNFMDQSPTSYHAVAVMAAGLHQAGFHAQKETDPWDVRPGGHYVVRDGAMIAYVIPPQAASASTTDRESVGKNNAENKNDDGARHPAYRIIGVHTDSPALALKPTPQSTTSDGWGQLAVEVYGGALLSSWLDRELCVAGRVVDKTGATHLVGTKPIARVPQLAIHLDRKVNEGLELNPQKHIHPVWTVDDDSADIMDIIAESAGLSNKREIIGWDLKLVPTQKAATFGAHSQFIASGRQDNLSSVFAAFHVLHQLDTDAIPGDDILVFVANDHEEVGSGTRSGAAGPFLEDVLHRTAVALGYDADGEARMMARSVCISSDAGHSVHPNYAERHDPDTRPMMGRGPMVKINANQRYVSDAVGEAIWQRACETAGIQHQAFVSNNAMPCGSTIGPITATRLGMVTVDVGIPLLSMHSAREMSHEYDCFALSKAMDALWTMESLEYGQ is encoded by the coding sequence ATGTCTTCATCCCACTCAGACCAGTACATCAACGCGTACATGAATTTCATGGATCAATCGCCGACGAGCTACCACGCTGTTGCGGTGATGGCCGCGGGGCTTCATCAAGCGGGCTTTCACGCGCAGAAGGAAACCGACCCGTGGGATGTTAGGCCTGGGGGACATTACGTCGTTCGTGATGGTGCAATGATCGCTTATGTCATTCCGCCGCAGGCTGCGTCGGCTAGCACTACGGACCGTGAGAGCGTCGGCAAGAACAACGCGGAAAACAAAAACGACGACGGTGCACGCCACCCCGCGTACCGCATTATCGGCGTTCACACGGATTCCCCCGCACTCGCTCTCAAACCGACGCCACAGTCCACCACGTCCGATGGATGGGGACAGTTAGCCGTCGAGGTCTATGGTGGAGCCTTATTAAGTTCGTGGCTCGACCGTGAGCTCTGTGTAGCCGGGCGAGTTGTCGACAAAACCGGTGCCACCCATCTGGTGGGCACGAAACCGATCGCGCGTGTCCCGCAACTGGCTATCCACCTCGACCGCAAGGTCAATGAAGGGTTAGAGCTCAACCCTCAGAAGCATATTCATCCCGTATGGACGGTTGACGACGATAGCGCCGACATTATGGACATCATCGCGGAGTCCGCCGGCCTATCGAACAAACGCGAAATCATCGGCTGGGACCTCAAGCTGGTTCCGACGCAGAAGGCGGCAACGTTTGGTGCTCACTCACAGTTCATTGCGTCGGGCCGTCAAGATAATTTGTCATCGGTATTCGCAGCGTTTCACGTTTTACATCAGCTGGATACCGACGCGATTCCTGGCGACGACATCCTGGTCTTCGTCGCGAATGACCATGAAGAGGTTGGGTCTGGGACTCGATCGGGCGCCGCAGGCCCGTTCCTTGAGGACGTGTTGCATCGGACGGCCGTCGCTTTGGGCTATGACGCCGACGGTGAGGCGCGAATGATGGCTCGCTCCGTGTGTATATCGTCGGATGCGGGGCACTCGGTGCACCCGAATTACGCGGAACGCCACGATCCGGACACTCGCCCAATGATGGGGCGCGGACCGATGGTGAAAATTAACGCTAACCAGCGTTATGTTTCCGATGCCGTAGGGGAGGCGATCTGGCAGCGCGCCTGTGAGACCGCGGGTATCCAGCACCAAGCGTTTGTTTCGAATAACGCTATGCCATGTGGATCGACAATCGGGCCGATCACGGCGACCCGGTTGGGAATGGTGACGGTCGACGTCGGCATTCCGCTGCTCTCTATGCACTCCGCGCGAGAAATGAGCCACGAATACGATTGTTTCGC